In a single window of the Drosophila miranda strain MSH22 chromosome XL, D.miranda_PacBio2.1, whole genome shotgun sequence genome:
- the LOC108156629 gene encoding uncharacterized protein LOC108156629 — MSRSRNQEPKEPPYSEGDVVWVKIHNTEIWWPGEVTLSQNFRFVNASRPPFAVVAFFNEKTYEQVASNKLIHPFECSKKEEFIQRGIRKAEAMSTEMRVKFNDDVALAESRNHQQRLSAHTVARPDSLIKALLSSNSSSQSSSTSSSNGPSSTPKQESTFRIMDIARTADPVPERFTEASYECSTCSFRTSSMNVLLIHRRGHLESSSKYSTSSNSSQDASTSPSQSPSRQTRSARRVNTTHELDSPTHFGRRRRESSNHFRVHSRHVSIMVDASLGDEAQRRVASIAQITMESIERVVQPIVNNNSNSRTSSPRRESCQNRRNPRNQRMNRFRATMPAPDQTPARQRRLTRSMTRRQQDFSLADGQPPSPPTPALPPPQVVPRRSGARGLAVERRRTLAATITEQALAVSKRASHSRKSLLTTTVPVQVRDPISPERSAPKAKRRKKAVSKIEFSDAAPAVGEATSSENVASSSGNTPEAHLLLPQNEVLPKDSAQGPATATATATTTGKAQTPNVNYSQPHCTDPAAAYLKLQMSLMAEWCDDECEEPLGGSIDPKATMEKAQNREKDVEQNRGVASKKRIRNIPKKDRRDVVLQEFHVDRRLETGDEPIIIQDSDASSNESVVFIEDEVSTRDRSNGNDKSKAHNTSSSCFDFSEEEDLQQQDGANRLSYRRHTNRQEANIKGTGDMEEGLVSPILAKEAVKLPQPGQAATARARSKVTASNDEFFKGFDDGLQMTAAAATAAAAADAAAVQASRAAKTIADQETVPRYAEPEPDEAELEADQLSLPIKERQKRIFKSRNKSIQAAPKDESPPTSESALASDEEADEAEEADEAEGAGSNGAASLHLDNGGGASPQPLNSGYTSSTSDSSSSSGSSSSSSSNSNSNSNSSGESSSGKRHRSKPRTDPSRRQQRRSKARFKLKPEATVEELTNICSRNSNNISNCSSISNTSGIASPLLSSSTSCSIASNIAVISAEEARELQRTASGAGLINAAIVDATQPVQRGGVLILEDIRLPNLYDRLPFGSLHSSDSNDSRLQKTNHEEAAVEEEQSGDTDEQDSEVEEQSVPHEANRQLAANGVNICEQVLDEDHGEEPQEPGPEQELESEQELESEPEQELESEPELEPNQEIDSEPGQESEPEPEPEPASASEQETKLAAATVLESREPVSFVPQKRELLLKKREQELLRQYEADLVSGRSVEKCRRARERWSQVVQSTGDSSLDTDEDQPLKSVSPDVEAGTPEEDETSQAEQEPSPSDVEAEESDVEKPSALDSQIDMSLIESVNSILEPQRQLASGELVVPSELSLLARRPSSHSRADASVTTTTTTTSKGTALSFAQILCDDDVAKAHQQLEHLRDASQRRRSSSLPTPLLQLGQRRQRRRSRNVGSDPVETSCDPKEQEESPDNPPQLSSGRICAVMTTPIPGYNHTFMLCSLANNNFMPLNNVALYLDSEKNHLVPVPREALREPPRLADGHPMSAVFADIDFRGGQAVAQVVEPADMEMEMSVDFEQNSDEPFDSLEQQVSMESSAQIVNSHSEETTNDNKQVEILGIMTPLSQVASFGGALNVDEELSLHEDQLEPNVLHLNVNGHRLELDPSVLFSIAEQPDSCIELNVTETDASGGRAVLHARDILQAAQAYLQERDLQLVNVEDMTLDEEEVGGTAAMTVPATDLLAEALADSQVVNEIDYVNAANASVALLHIETRSSAAGLMDVGDDGPEGVVFVSHVLPPAPAHLTPPITARTNETNALLNQTPIMSTLENPSAVQLSCVSPLGEVNLEDSLAVIGVTSNNGIPTSLELPITVTNPAIAPRVTAPIPELMRFAPFQ; from the exons ATGTCACGTTCTCGAAACCAGGAGCCCAAAGAGCCGCCGTACAGCGAGGGCGATGTGGTGTGGGTGAAAATACACAACACAGAGATCTGGTGGCCCGGCGAAGTCACCTTGTCCCAGAACTTTAGATTCGTGAATGCCAGCCGGCCCCCATTTGCAGTTGTTGCCTTCTTCAACGAGAAAACATA CGAGCAAGTCGCATCAAACAAACTGATTCATCCCTTTGAATGCTCCAAAAAGGAGGAGTTTATCCAACGCGGCATCC GAAAAGCCGAAGCTATGAGCACGGAAATGCGGGTCAAGTTCAATGACGATGTCGCGCTGGCAGAGTCCCGTAACCATCAGCAACGGCTGAGTGCGCACACCGTTGCGCGACCGGACAGCCTGATCAAGGCGCTCCTCtcgagcaacagcagcagccagagcagcagcacaaGCAGCTCCAACGGGCCGTCCTCGACGCCCAAGCAG GAGTCCACGTTCCGTATTATGGACATTGCGCGCACGGCCGACCCGGTCCCGGAGCGCTTCACCGAGGCCAGCTACGAGTGCAGCACGTGCAGTTTCCGCACCAGCAGCATGAATGTCCTGCTCATCCACCGCCGCGGGCACCTGGAGTCCTCCAGCAAGtacagcaccagcagcaacagcagccaggACGCCAGCACCAGCCCTAGTCAGAGCCCCAGCAGGCAGACGCGATCGGCCAGACGCGTCAACACCACACATGAGCTCGATTCTCCCACACATTTCGGAAGGCGCCGCCGGGAGAGCAGCAACCACTTCCGTGTCCACTCGCGCCACGTCTCGATTATGGTGGACGCCTCGCTGGGCGATGAGGCCCAGCGGAGAGTGGCCTCTATAGCCCAGATCACGATGGAGAGCATCGAGCGTGTGGTGCAACCCATAGTCAATAACAACAGCAACTCCAGGACGTCCTCGCCCCGCCGTGAAAGCTGCCAGAACCGTCGGAACCCCCGCAATCAGCGCATGAACAGGTTCCGCGCCACGATGCCCGCCCCTGATCAGACACCGGCCAGGCAGCGCCGCCTCACGCGCTCCATGACCCGTCGCCAGCAGGACTTTTCTCTAGCCGATGGGCAGCCGCCATCGCCGCCAACGCCAGCTTTGCCACCGCCGCAAGTGGTTCCGCGGCGCAGTGGCGCCCGCGGCCTGGCTGTTGAAAGACGCCGCACCTTGGCGGCGACCATCACCGAGCAGGCCTTGGCCGTGTCCAAGCGGGCCAGCCACTcgaggaagtcgctgctgacAACAACCGTTCCAGTCCAAGTGCGAGATCCCATCTCGCCTGAGCGCAGTGCCCCGAAAGCGAAGCGCCGCAAGAAGGCAGTCTCGAAGATCGAATTTTCGGACGCTGCTCCAGCAGTCGGCGAAGCAACGAGCTCCGAAAACGTTGCCAGCAGCTCCGGAAACACACCTGAAGCACACTTATTGCTGCCGCAGAATGAAGTTCTCCCCAAGGACTCGGCCCAAGGACCGGCAACAGCAACCGCAAccgcaacaacaacaggaaAAGCGCAGACACCAAATGTAAACTATTCGCAGCCGCACTGCACAGACCCCGCTGCGGCCTACTTGAAGCTTCAGATGAGTCTGATGGCCGAGTGGTGCGACGACGAGTGCGAGGAGCCCTTGGGTGGCTCAATCGATCCCAAAGCAACTATGGAAAAAGCCCAGAACCGGGAGAAGGACGTGGAACAGAACAGGGGTGTCGCCTCCAAGAAGCGCATACGCAACATACCAAAGAAGGACCGTCGGGACGTGGTGCTGCAGGAGTTCCACGTGGACAGAAGGCTGGAGACGGGCGACGAACCGATCATCATTCAGGACAGCGATGCCAGCTCCAACGAGAGCGTCGTTTTTATTGAGGATGAGGTTTCGACGCGCGACAGAAGCAATGGCAATGACAAATCCAAGGCCCACAACACTTCCTCGTCCTGCTTCGACTTCTCAGAGGAGGAGGACCTGCAGCAGCAGGATGGAGCAAATAGGTTAAGCTACAGACGTCACACCAACCGCCAAGAGGCCAATATCAAGGGCACTGGGGACATGGAAGAAGGTCTCGTGTCGCCCATCCTCGCCAAGGAAGCCGTAAAGCTTCCCCAGCCGGGACAAGCGGCGACCGCACGAGCCAGATCCAAAGTCACTGCTTCCAATGACGAATTTTTCAAGGGCTTCGACGATGGGCTACAAATGACAGCCGCAGCCGCCActgcagccgcagcagcagacgcAGCAGCTGTTCAGGCCAGTCGAGCTGCCAAAACGATCGCCGATCAGGAAACTGTGCCTCGCTACGCTGAGCCCGAGCCAGATGAAGCAGAGCTCGAGGCCGATCAGCTGAGCTTGCCCATTAAGGAGCGCCAGAAGCGCATTTTTAAGTCGCGCAACAAATCAATACAGGCAGCGCCGAAGGACGAAAGCCCTCCAACGTCGGAGTCCGCACTGGCTAGCGACGAGGAAGCCGACGAAGCCGAGGAAGCCGACGAAGCCGAGGGTGCCGGCAGCAACGGCGCCGCCTCTCTTCACCTGGACAATGGGGGAGGAGCCTCTCCCCAGCCCCTCAATAGCGGGTACACCAGCAGCAcgagcgacagcagcagcagcagcggcagcagcagcagcagcagtagcaacagcaacagcaatagcaACAGTAGCGGAGaaagcagcagcggcaaaCGTCATCGCAGCAAGCCCAGGACGGATCCATCCCGCAGACAGCAGCGGCGCTCCAAGGCTCGGTTCAAGCTCAAGCCCGAAGCAACGGTCGAGGAACTTACCAACATTTGTAGCCGGAACAGCAATAACATCTCCAACTGCAGCTCCATATCGAACACGAGTGGAATTGCATCGCCGCTGCTCAGCTCCAGCACGAGCTGCTCGATTGCCTCCAACATAGCCGTGATCTCGGCGGAGGAGGCACGGGAGCTGCAGCGAACTGCGTCGGGGGCAGGCCTCATTAATGCAGccattgtggatgccacacaGCCTGTGCAGCGCGGCGGTGTGCTAATCCTTGAGGACATACGCCTGCCGAACCTCTACGATCGCCTTCCCTTCGGCAGCCTACATTCTTCGGACAGCAACGACAGCCGGCTTCAAAAGACAAACCACGAGGAAGCGGCCGTCGAGGAGGAACAGTCGGGCGACACAGATGAGCAGGATTCGGAAGTCGAAGAACAAAGCGTACCTCATGAAGCCAATCGACAACTGGCGGCCAATGGCGTCAATATTTGCGAGCAGGTGCTGGACGAAGACCACGGGGAGGAACCGCAAGAGCCTGGCCCAGAGCAAGAGCTCGAATCTGAGCAGGAGCTTGAGTCTGAACCAGAGCAGGAACTGGAGTCTGAACCAGAGCTAGAACCGAACCAGGAGATAGACTCTGAGCCAGGTCAAGAgtcggagccggagccggagccagagccagcgtCAGCGTCTGAGCAAGAGACAAAATTGGCGGCCGCAACTGTACTAGAGTCGCGAGAGCCAGTGTCCTTTGTGCCCCAAAAGCGGGAGCTGCTTCTGAAGAAGAGAGAGCAAGAACTGCTGCGCCAATACGAGGCTGATCTGGTTAGCGGACGGAGTGTTGAAAAGTGCCGAAGGGCGCGGGAGCGCTGGAGCCAGGTAGTACAATCCACTGGGGACTCGTCTCTAGATACAGATGAGGACCAGCCACTGAAGTCAGTGTCTCCGGACGTGGAAGCAGGAACGCCCGAGGAAGACGAAACTAGTCAAGCAGAACAGGAGCCATCGCCCTCAGATGTGGAGGCGGAGGAGTCCGATGTGGAGAAGCCATCCGCGCTGGACTCTCAAATCGATATGAGCCTTATAGAGTCGGTGAACTCGATACTAGAGCCTCAGCGCCAGCTCGCCTCAGGAGAGCTGGTGGTGCCATCGGAGCTGTCGCTCCTCGCCCGGCGCCCCAGCAGCCATTCCCGTGCCGATGCATCAGttaccaccaccaccaccaccacgtCCAAGGGCACGGCCCTGAGCTTTGCCCAGATCTTGTGCGACGACGATGTGGCCAAAGCCCACCAGCAGCTGGAACACCTCCGTGACGCCTCGCAGCGCCGTCGCTCCAGCTCGTTGCCCACGCCGCTGCTGCAGCTTGGGCAGCGGCGCCAGCGCCGACGCTCGCGTAATGTGGGGAGCGACCCCGTCGAGACGTCGTGCGATCCGAAGGAGCAAGAGGAGAGTCCAGACAAC CCGCCCCAGTTGTCCTCTGGACGCATCTGCGCTGTGATGACTACTCCCATACCGGGCTACAATCACACATTTATGCTGTGCTCGCTGGCCAACAACAACTTCATGCCGTTGAACAACGTGGCGCTGTACCTGGACAGCGAGAAGAACCACCTGGTGCCGGTGCCGCGAGAGGCGTTGCGTGAGCCACCGCGACTTGCAGACGGACATCCGATGTCGGCTGTCTTTGCGGACATTGACTTCCGCGGTGGCCAGGCTGTGGCTCAGGTAGTGGAGCCGGCGGacatggagatggagatgagCGTGGACTTTGAGCAGAACAGCGACGAGCCGTTCGACTCCCTGGAGCAGCAGGTCTCGATGGAGTCGTCGGCGCAAATCGTTAATAGTCACTCGGAAGAGACCACCAACGATAACAAGCAGGTGGAAATACTGGGCATCATGACGCCCCTAAGCCAAGTGGCCAGCTTTGGTGGGGCCCTCAATGTGGACGAGGAGCTGTCGCTGCACGAGGACCAGCTGGAGCCCAACGTACTGCATCTAAATGTCAACGGCCATCGCCTGGAACTGGACCCTTCGGTGCTTTTCAGCATTGCGGAACAGCCGGACTCTTGCATCGAGCTGAATGTTACTGAGACTGATGCCAGCGGTGGCAGGGCCGTGCTGCACGCCCGCGATATACTCCAAGCAGCCCAGGCGTATCTGCAGGAGCGCGACTTGCAGCTGGTCAACGTGGAAGACATGACCTTAGACGAGGAGGAAGTCGGTGGAACAGCGGCCATGACAGTCCCCGCCACGGACCTGCTGGCCGAAGCACTGGCGGACAGCCAAGTGGTCAACGAGATCGATTATGTCAACGCAGCCAACGCTAGTGTGGCTTTGCTACACATAGAGACACGCTCCTCCGCCGCTGGCCTCATGGACGTTGGCGACGACGGACCCGAGGGCGTCGTGTTCGTCTCACACGTGCTGCCGCCAGCGCCTGCCCACCTCACGCCACCCATCACGGCTCGCACCAACGAAACGAATGCGCTCCTCAACCAGACGCCTATTATGTCCACGCTGGAGAATCCGAGCGCTGTGCAGCTGAGCTGCGTCTCACCCCTCGGCGAGGTTAACCTGGAGGACAGTTTGGCCGTCATCGGCGTCACAAGCAACAATGGCATACCCACCTCGCTGGAGCTCCCAATCACCGTCACGAATCCGGCTATAGCTCCCCGCGTGACAGCCCCCATCCCAGAATTAATGCGATTCGCCCCCTTTCAGTAG